Below is a genomic region from Pseudomonas sp. JQ170C.
TGACGGCCAATGCCCAGGCCGAAGAGCGCCAGCATTGCCTGGACAGCGGCATGAACGACTGCCTGTTCAAACCCATCAGCCTGAACGAGCTGCGCCATCATCTCTATTCGGCTATCGCCCCCCTCCCCCGGGCCGCCACGCCGCTGGACGAGCATGCCAGCGGCTTCGATGTCGACAAATCTCAGGTACCTGACACTGGGCGACCCGGCATTGGTCGAGCGTTTGCTGCACCAACTGGCCCAGAGCAACCATGAAGACCTCAAGGCCCTGCATGCCCTGGGCCCGCAGCCTTCACGCCAGGCCATACGTGCCTTCGCCCACCGGATCAAGGGCGGGGCCAAGCTGCTCAAGGCCCGGGGGGTGGTACGCCACAGCGAGGCACTGGAACAGGCCTGCGTGGGCGGCGCGGCGAACGATCAACTGTACGCCAAGCTCGCCACCCTGGAGAAAAGCCTGCGGGCCCTGGACCGACAACTGAAACAGGGCCGCACGACCTGACCTTCCTCAGTGCAGTTGCAAGGTCGAGTTGATCTGGCTGATGGCATCGACCACATGTTGCGAGCCCTGCTGAATTTCCAGGATCACCTCGCCGGCTTCATTGGCCAGCTCCACCCCCAGGCCGGTCTGGCTCAAGCTGGATTGCATGCTGGCCACTGCAGTCAGCGACAAGTCGTGGTTCTGGCGCACCACCTCGACAATTTCCAGGGTGGCCTTGCTGGTTCGCGCCGCCAGGCTGCGCACTTCGTCGGCGACAACGGCAAAACCGCGACCGTGCTCGCCTGCCCGGGCAGCCTCGATGGCGGCATTGAGGGCGAGCAGGTTGGTCTGGTCGGCGATGCCGCGAATGGTCTGGACGAT
It encodes:
- a CDS encoding Hpt domain-containing protein: MSTNLRYLTLGDPALVERLLHQLAQSNHEDLKALHALGPQPSRQAIRAFAHRIKGGAKLLKARGVVRHSEALEQACVGGAANDQLYAKLATLEKSLRALDRQLKQGRTT
- a CDS encoding methyl-accepting chemotaxis protein; this encodes MVKFASDITSQVSTQQTAAEAAHATSVQNDACARKGSQVVQQTVQVIEEISQNLNAAARSIDAVSKQSELIGQIVQTIRGIADQTNLLALNAAIEAARAGEHGRGFAVVADEVRSLAARTSKATLEIVEVVRQNHDLSLTAVASMQSSLSQTGLGVELANEAGEVILEIQQGSQHVVDAISQINSTLQLH